From a single Lytechinus pictus isolate F3 Inbred unplaced genomic scaffold, Lp3.0 scaffold_19, whole genome shotgun sequence genomic region:
- the LOC129260820 gene encoding uncharacterized protein LOC129260820 — protein MEPSESKRSENNLVFKPVNHSEELTLQSNPHVIEDDDAWMREDAISLEDEDEEKQEVLPFGLNQSWPRVSCPSFRRDTFPKVHPKKKLLRQISRESLNESTNLLLGHIVMLPDPPQELLIEKGLFAQHPLVEEDHEQLHLDMSKNINIDEERKIDVQEEQDSFVQVSDVRLLGSPVSGKEIKEQKDMLPDLESIEKDCCDSDDNRLEIPTDSDLSKPVQDSVGDICEDQIIKVEPTEVPMLCDIKESEDVDQHNLNTESEIQGISEETVEIKTGIENEVRDSFSGFKMNAYQGGLADDSEQDVHNNHSEHGEGICMPPKLPQAVFSKSMLETEVITSPERSVRKKVSPGGKRKPPLLRYLSQESIEESTNLLMDHVVMMDLQQKPLHASPEGTESRCPYLVDIKESPLLDEDTIRKVENEEDEMFLFQGEDDSCEEEEEEEGQEDGGTEALKHDSLLAIASKSFVSDAAASTLKDIELIRVELDNAIHAFEILKDEFPDRIGDSLLPKADDVILEDIDDDEDCDAIEDEDSSAFGILPDEILINIFKYFSHSELCDPIMLVCKKWNILAKDPLLWHYLDLSNKAGISSDVLQNVFQRCSLLRGITFRGRDEVSSQEIQAIIDHCPGVASLEFGFVRSMQDDQFSLLISRCRSLTSLNLEGCDGITDSLISKLILLPKLRCLNLSHCTKLTDGAVFEIARFCDHLEQLNINGIPWITDVAVTMLCDERLAKLKCLRLDGAELTDLSIHHVVQCPNLEELNISFCEQLTDYSLTMLKEWKNPVRLRLQKGKEFSEEALANLFISPHLSNLTFLDLSECSELRDPGLINIATRCPLLTHLAIEWCWFISDVSLVQVLDNCRYLEHLDLIGLHSILGHCLADIPTKLPQLEFLDLRQCNRITDAMLVQIVSVKHNLVIMNYYGEEVVYGNIPGTLDI, from the exons ATGGAGCCATCAGAGAGCAAAAGGTCTGAAAACAATCTGGTGTTTAAACCAGTAAACCATTCTGAAGAGTTGACCCTCCAGAGTAATCCTCATGTCATTGAGGATGATGATGCCTGGATGAGGGAGGATGCAATTTCCTTagaagatgaagatgaggaGAAACAGGAAGTGTTGCCTTTTGGTCTTAACCAGTCTTGGCCCAGGGTATCTTGTCCATCTTTCAGACGTGATACTTTTCCCAAGGTACACCCAAAGAAGAAGCTACTGAGGCAGATTAGTCGGGAGTCTCTTAATGAATCTACCAATCTTCTTCTGGGGCACATCGTGATGCTTCCAGATCCTCCTCAGGAACTACTCATTGAAAAGGGTTTATTTGCTCAGCATCCTTTGGTTGAAGAAGATCATGAACAGTTACATCTTGACATGAGTAAAAATATTAACATCGATGAAGAAAGGAAGATAGATGTCCAGGAGGAGCAAGATAGTTTTGTCCAGGTATCAGACGTCAGACTGCTTGGCTCTCCAGTCTCAGGAAAGGAAATCAAAGAGCAGAAAGACATGCTTCCTGATTTAGAATCAATTGAGAAAGACTGTTGTGATAGTGATGACAACCGCCTGGAAATTCCTACTGATTCTGATTTAAGTAAGCCAGTACAAGATAGTGTTGGAGACATTTGTGAAGATCAGATAATAAAGGTGGAGCCTACTGAGGTTCCTATGCTTTGTGATATCAAAGAATCTGAAGATGTAGATCAGCATAACCTTAATACTGAATCTGAAATACAGGGGATATCAGAAGAAACAGTTGAGATCAAGACTGGTATTGAAAATGAAGTAAGAGATTCTTTCAGtggttttaaaatgaatgctTACCAAGGAGGTTTGGCAGATGATTCAGAGCAAGATGTGCATAACAATCACAGTGAGCATGGTGAAGGAATCTGTATGCCACCAAAATTACCACAAGCTGTATTTTCTAAATCAATGTTGGAAACAGAGGTCATCACAAGTCCTGAAAGGTCGGTCAGAAAGAAAGTGTCCCCAGGAGGGAAGAGAAAGCCTCCACTTCTTCGATACCTCAGTCAGGAATCTATCGAAGAATCAACCAACCTGCTGATGGATCATGTTGTGATGATGGATCTCCAACAAAAGCCACTTCATGCCAGTCCAGAAGGGACAGAATCAAGGTGTCCATACTTGGTTGATATCAAGGAGTCTCCTCTCTTAGATGAAGATACCATCAGGAAAGTGGAGAATGAGGAAGATGAAATGTTTCTGTTTCAAGGAGAAGATGATAGTtgtgaagaggaggaggaggaagaaggacAGGAGGATGGTGGAACGGAGGCTTTAAAGCATGATTCTTTGCTTGCCATTGCTTCAAAATCATTTGTATCAGATGCAGCTGCAAGCACTCTCAAG GACATTGAGCTGATACGGGTAGAGCTGGACAATGCGATACATGCCTTTGAGATTCTTAAAGATGAATTTCCAGACAGGATAGGTGATAGTCTACTTCCTAAAGCTGATGACGTAATTCTTGAagacattgatgatgatgaagattgtGATGCTATAGAAGATGAGGACAGTAGTGCATTTGGCATTCTTCCAGATGAAATCCTCATAAATATCTTCAAGTATTTCTCTCATAGTGAACTTTGTGACCCTATCATGCTTGTATGCAAGAAATGGAACATCCTTGCCAAAGATCCATTGTTATGGCATTACCTAGACCTTTCCAACAAAGCTGGGATTTCTTCAGATGTGCTTCAGAACGTCTTCCAACGATGCAGTCTGCTACGGGGTATAACATTCCGCGGACGTGATGAGGTCAGTAGCCAGGAAATCCAGGCCATCATTGACCACTGTCCCGGTGTAGCCAGTCTTGAATTTGGGTTTGTCCGTTCTATGCAGGATGACCAGTTCAGTCTTTTGATCAGCAGGTGTAGGTCGTTGACCTCTCTGAACTTGGAAGGGTGTGATGGTATCACTGATAGCCTCATCTCCAAGTTGATTCTTCTACCAAAGCTAAGATGTCTCAATCTTTCTCACTGTACCAAGCTGACGGATGGGGCGGTGTTTGAGATTGCAAGATTCTGTGATCATCTTGAACAGCTCAACATCAATGGCATTCCTTGGATCACTGACGT TGCTGTAACCATGCTATGTGATGAGAGACTAGCCAAGTTAAAATGTCTGAGACTAGATGGAGCGGAGCTGACTGATCTATCAATTCATCATGTTGTACAATGTCCAAACCTAGAGGAACTCAACATCTCATTCTGTGAGCAGCTGACGGACTACTCTCTAACCATGCTGAAG GAGTGGAAGAATCCGGTACGTCTTCGTCTTCAGAAGGGCAAGGAGTTCTCAGAGGAAGCTTTAGCTAACCTCTTCATCTCCCCTCACCTGTCTAACTTGACCTTCCTTGACCTTTCTGAGTGTTCCGAGTTAAGAGATCCAGGTCTTATCAACATTGCTACCAG GTGTCCTCTTCTCACTCATCTTGCCATTGAATGGTGCTGGTTTATTTCTGATGTTAGTTTGGTCCAAGTATTAGATAACTGCAG ATATTTAGAACACCTTGATCTGATAGGTCTCCATTCAATTCTTGGCCATTGCTTAGCAGACATCCCAACCAAACTACCCCAACTAGAATTCCTTGATCTAAGACAGTGCAATAGG aTCACAGATGCCATGCTGGTACAGATTGTTTCTGTGAAACACAACCTTGTCATTATGAATTATTATGGAGAGGAAGTAGTCTATGGCAACATCCCTGGTACATTGGATATATGA